The genomic region CGACGCACACACTTGGCCTATATCGAACCAACTCCAACAAGGTGGGGTTCCGCTATGGCCAGGTTTCTAACTTACGACCTCAACCCAACGCACTACCCTGACATAATCGCGTTGCTGTTAACATGACATATTGACGTTGCCACGACATATTCGCAAATAACCCGAGTTCGAGCAAAAGACCATTTTACCGCGTAAGTCTATCACGTTCTGGCGAATACTTGTCAAACCAGTTCCGCCCTCCTGTTTTCGTGTAACGCCAGGTCTGAACGCCTCGAATATCACTTTCCGGTCTGGTTCATTTTCTAAAAAAGCGTATTTGGCCATGGAACAAAGGCTGCTCTTGACTCCGATTCCGCAATCTCCGATCGCAAGGCTTAACCAATTCATATTGGGAAACCACTGAATCGTTATGACCGCCCGTTGTTGGTTCGAATGCTCGACAAAATTAGCGACCAGCTCAGCAGTAATCTCACAAATCTCACTGACCGGCGCGTTCACGTGATTGTCAATCAAAAGGTCCTTCACTTCATCGGCAATATCCTCTGCGAGATAATCGACTTTTTCGATTTCCTTCATGTCATTCCAACAGGTTGATGAGATAGAACGAATCGCACTCTCCTGTTCGACAAAGTCCCGATTAAAATCGAAATGCTTATAAAACTGTTGCCTGGCCAAATAGGCTCTAACCTTAGCGTCTTTAGGCAATTTTACATTAAAAAACTTTCCAGCCGCATTGTAGTATCTAATAAAAAGCCCCAGATAAATTAGTCCAAACGGTTCGACAAAACTTATTTCTGACAGATCGATGACCGGTTTCAATTGCGTCAAATCGATTTGCCCACAATACCGGTCGATGGTTTGCCAGCTCAGCTTCATTCGTGAACCACTTTCGGCAGACTAAGTTTATTTGGATATCTCAGCTATCCGGCCGCACCTCACTCAACCACTCCTCATGCACATCGACCCAGATCGAATCTTGATCGTGGCAGGTCGAAAATTCGCTCAGATCGAACTTGACCGTGTAGAGAGGCTTATGAATACCGCGGTGATCTCTGACGTTTTCTAACACGCCGTGCACTAGGCCGACCACGCCACGTTTGCCGCGAATATATTTTGGCGTGCGCGGGTTGCCAGATGGGTTTTCATTCGCGACCATGACGGCATCGCCAATTTTGAATTTGCTGATCGTCTCGCTCATAACATTTCTCAATCGGGCCGCACGCGCGGCATTTCCGGCTCGGCATGTGCCGCTTCGCGCGCGCGCAATTGCGACGGTTCCAATGCGTAATCCGCGCCGATCAAGCTGTCGACGGTGACGAGCTTGGCCAACTCCGCCTCGGTCATTCCTTCAGTACCTTCAGGACGTTGCGGCAAGACGAAGTAACGCACGTCGGAGGTGCTGTCCCACACTTGCAGCTCTTTGCTGCTAGGAATCTCCAACTGAAACATTTCTTTCACGCAGGCGCGCGGGTTTTGCACGATGTTGGTGCGATAGCTTTCGTGCTTGTACCACCACGGTGTGTCGCCGAGGATGTCGTAGGGGTAACAAGAACAAAGAGTGCAGACGATGACGTTGTGCTTCTGCTCGGTATTCTCCACCACCACCAGTTTGCCAACCTTGCCTTGATGGACACCCATTTCGCGTAGCGCTTCGCGGCCGGTGGTTAATAACGCCTGCTTAAACTCCGGATCGCTCCACGCCTTAGCGACAATCACGCCCCCGGCCCATGGGCGCTCTTGGTGTAATTGCTGCCAGCATTGCGCCAAATCTTCCCGCGTCGCCCAGCCGCGCTTGATCAGCGCTTGGACGAAAACTTCGAGCAGCTCCTGGTAGTCGTTTAGATCCTGCTCCACGTTCACCATGCGCTCTTCAAGCGTGCCCTGGTGTTCTTTCTTTTTGATCTTGAAAAAGTCGTCGTAATCGCCGCGCTCCTTGCGGTTGTCTTCGGTCACCATGTCCATACCTTCAGCGGTGCGCGCCGACACCAATGCGATACCTTTGACGTACTCGTCGAGCCATTCCTCTAAATAGCGCACCCGCGCTTCGATGTTTTTTCCCTGCGGCTTGGCGACTTTGAAAAAATGATCTTTCTTTTTGAGCGTCGAACGCACTTTGAGCAGATCGTAAAAAGTTACGACATTGCGCCGCAATAAATAAAAAATCCGCGGCTCGAATCGCTTAGCGCGATAATATTCCAAATCCTCTTCGACGGCTTTGATATGCGCGAGGTAGTCGTGCATATGGCCTTCGAACGGTTTATGTCCATGTTTCCCCGACATCTGGAATTCCTCCGAGCCACTTCAATGAGTATCAAAAATCTCTTGGTACTGTTTTAACTTCGCCTTCGTTGCATCGGTTTCCGCCTGGGTCGGCTTCGCCGGATCAACCGCCGGCGGCAAGCAACCTAACTTCATCAAGCAAGCCATCAATAACAGCCGCGCCTTAGTCGCGGTCAGATTGCTGCCGGCGATGGCCAACGGATCGCGCGTCGCGTCGACGAAGCCGCCAGCATTGCCGCGGCCAACTTTGACCACCGGCATGCCGCTAAAGGTCGCGCGCTTGAGCGCCGCGTCGACGGAATTGCTCATGGCGCCAAAAGGTGCCGACCCCTCAGCAATAAATCCCGCCAATGGCGCAATGCGCAGGTTGTTTTCAATGCGCGCGAGAATATCGACCTCGCTACTCGCGTCGCCGGAAGTGTCTTCCGACAGATAGCGCGCATGCTTGACGATGGTCACCTTGGGAATCGCGCTCCCGAGCAAATTGCCATCGGCGTCTTTGATCGGCACAACGATCGTGCCGTTGCTGGAACCTTGAACCTGCCGCGTCATTTGACTGAAATTCACCAATGAGTTGTGGGTATGGCGCTTAAGCGGGTTGAAAGAAAACTGCGGCACGCCGGGATGACCCATTCTACCGATGATGCCGCCGTGGCCGCCGGTGGCGACGTAACCGCCGGGCCGGGCGTCGGCTTTCTGCACGTCGCGCGCGGTGAAAATCTGCTCATCTAAAATCGCCACCGCGCCGACAAAGTCGCGGCCGTTGTCATCGGCCCAAATTTTCGAAGTGATGTAGTCAACGGAATCGACGATGTTGCGGTCACCGTCGTTGCCAATGGCGCCATGCGGCCGTTGCGAGGAATTACCGGCGATCGGCACGGTGGTGTCGATCAAGAGATTGAGCCAATAGATGGTTTCTTCGACGAACGGACTGCCTTCGAGCCAAATCGCGCCGAGATATTGACCGCTCGCCAGGGCGTGCTGCACGACATTAGTCAGCCGTGCCAGCGCCGCCATCGGCGGCTCTTTGCGCAAAAATCCGGGACGGTACGGAAAAAAATCCGTGCCACGAATCTCCGGTGCAATATCGCCGGCGCCGACGTCGGTGCGCTCGTCTTCGCGCCGCCCCTTGGCGTAACCCCCCGAGGGAAGTGCGCGATAGAAATCGAAATCAGCCTTGGCGCTGAGCAAACAACCGACACCTTGATCGGAAATACCCAAGCGGTCGATCTCTTCGAACAGACGCGAACCGTCGGGAAAAAATGGCACCCGGGTCAACTCCGACGGCGCGGTTTTCTCGGTGCCGTCAAGTTCCCAAGGTTGACCGTCGGCCTGGCGCGCCATGTAGGGCAGCGGATAGAGACCATCTTCAGGTTTGAGAGCAACTTCGTAAACCGGTTTGTCTTGCGCGCTAGTGCGCTCTTTGTGGAAGTGGTCAGTCGCGTCAAGATAACCGTCCGGCGCCGCGTAGAGCTCGGCGTGGTCTCTTTCCAACGGATGGGCGCTGAACTGCTCGACGTAAACTGTCACCGGCGCGGCCAAGCGCTGCGCGCGCAGCACATCGAAACGCATCGCCGACCCGTCTTTGTTAGTGCGCGGCGCCACGCCGAATTTTTCTCGCGCCTTGTTGCTGGTCACCAACGGCTCGCTGTTTTGGATCGTCGCCGTCGGTCCGGAAAATACCGCGATGCGCGGTTTTGGGTTGCTCGGTGTGTCCGCCATGACGACCTCGATGCGCGAGAATGAAGAACGAGATTTACTTTAGCTCGTACGGCAATTGCTTGGGACCGTAACCCTGCCAGTATTTTTTTGTCGCCGGATCGTAACGTCCTTGGAGAAACCCGCCGGCCTTCTCGGCGCGCACGATGATCGCCACCGTCCGTTGGTCACCGCTCTCTTCGGCGTGAATCGCATAGGGCGGCACCAAATCGATCTTGCCCGTGCTCACTTTGACGTTCACCGTCTTGCGCACCTCGGCGTAGTCGGGCTTCGAGCCGTCATCCAATCGTTCATAGCGTTCGATGGATTCGGAGCCGTCGAGCACGCCGTATAGCGTCCAGTTGTGCGCGTGGTCGTGAATGGAGGTGCGCGTGTGCGGCGCCTTGATCAATCCGTTGATGACGAACTTGTAATCGGGATCCTCGTAGAAAAGTAAATTCTCCGCGCGCTCGCCACCTTGCGAGCAATCGGGCCAACGGCTCGCCTGCTCGCGCACCGACGGATCGGTGAGCAGCTCTTGCAACAGCGGCGTCATTTTCTCCCAGCGTTTTGCCGGATCGGCTTCTTCGGCATGAAGCCTACGCGCGGAATCGATGAATTTCTTTACAGCGGACATGGCACCTCCTTCGGCATAATGCCGATTGTTATGAGATAGCAAATTATTAGTCCGGCGCGACGCTGTTCGTCAAGCGGGATCACAGATGGTAAATTCCAGGTTTTAGTCGCCACAGCAAAAAAGGTTCCGACAGCGATTAAGCCGGCGGAGCCTTTGGTAGAGAATTGTCGAATCTAGTCTTAGGTGCCGTGATCCCAAGAGGTGAGATAATGCTGCTGCTCTTTGGTCAAGGTATCGATACGGATGCCCATCGAGCTGAGTTTCAACTTGGCGACCCAGTTCTCCACCGCCACCGGCACTTCGTAAACTTTCGCCGTCAGGGTCTTGCGGTTTTTCGCCGCCCACTCGGAAGCCAGCGCCTGAGTTGCGAAGCTCATGTCCATGACCGAAGCGGGATGGCCTTCGGCCGCGGCTAAATTCACCAAGCGGCCTTCGCCGATCAAGTAAATTCTGCGCCCTCCCGGCATCACGTAAGCGTCGACAAAATTGCGCACGTTCTTCTCGACTCGAGTGGCCAGCTTGGTCATCGCTTTGATGTCGATTTCAATATCGAAGTGGCCCGAGTTGCAGACCACCGCGCCGCTTTTCATCACCTTGAGATGCTCTTCGGCGATCACATGCATGTCGCCAGTAAGAGTTATGAACAGATCGCCGACCCGCGCCGCTTCTTTCATGGTCATCACTTCGAGACCGTCCATCGCGGCTTCCAAAGCGCGTATCGGATCGACTTCGGTGACGATCACTTGGGCGCCCATGCCGCGCGCCCGCGACGCCACGCCCTTGCCGCACCAGCCGTAGCCGGCGACGACCACTTTCTTTCCGGCGATCAGCATATCGGTGGCGCGAATCACGCCGTCGATGGTCGACTGCCCAGTGCCGTAACGGTTATCGAACAGATGCTTGGTCGCCGCATCGTTGACGGCGATGACGGGAATTTTCAGCGCGCCGTCTTTTTCCAAGGCGCGTAGGCGAATCACGCCGGTGGTGGTCTCTTCCATGCTCGCCATCAGGTTAGGCAGCAAATGGGTGTAGCCGGTGTGCAGCAATGAAACCAAATCGGCGCCGTCGTCCATCGTAATCACTGGTTTGTGATCGAGGGCCGCGCGCAGATGGCGATAGTAGGATTTATTGTCTTCGCCTTTGATCGCGTAGGTCGGAATCTTGTCGTGCTTGACCAAGGACGCGGCGACGTCGTCTTGGGTCGAGAGCGGATTGGATGCGCACAGCACCACCTCGGCGCCGCCGGCTTTGAGCGCCTGAACCAAGTTGGCGGTCTCGGCGGTGACATGCAAACAAGCCGACATGCGCATGCCGCGCAGCGGCTTTTCCTTGGCAAAGCGTTCTTTGACGCGCTGCAACACCGGCATGTCCTGGCCGGCCCAGACAATCCGTTTGCGTCCACCATCGGCCAGTCGCATATCTTTTACGTCGTATTTCTTTCCCGCCATCTTTAATCGCTCCCTCTCGTCAGTTTAAGTTAGAAATTCGAAACTGCCGGCTGGCAATTTCTCGCTTGCGAAACGTCACTCTGAGCACGTTCCAACCTTTGTGCCCTTCGCGGTGAAAAATTATTTAGGTTGATGAAACGGCGGCAATAATCACTAGGCCCGCGCCGCCGCCTTCTTAAGATCCGCTGCCCGATCGGTCTTCTCCCAAGTGAACAGCCCGTCTTCCGGCGCCCGACCAAAGTGGCCGTAGGCGGACGTCACGCGATAGATCGGCCGCTTCAAATCGAGGGTGGTAATAATCCCCTTGGGGCTCAGATCGAAACTTTCCTGGACGATCTTGGCGATCTTGTCCTCGGGAATTTTCGCGGTGCCGAAGGTTTCAACCAGAACCGAAACCGGCTGCGCCACGCCGATGACGTACGCCAGCTGCACTTCGCAACGTTGGGCCAACTCCGCGGCGACAATGTTCTTGGCAACGTAGCGCGCCATATACGCCGCACTGCGGTCGACCTTCGATGGATCTTTACCCGAGAACGCGCCGCCGCCATGGCGGCCCATGCCGCCGTAGGTATCGACGATGATTTTGCGCCCGGTCAAACCGCAATCGCCTTGGGGGCCGCCGACCACGAAGCGGCCGGTGGGATTGACGTGAAAAACTGTGTCCTTGTCCAAGTACTCGGCGGGAATGACGGCCTTGATGACGCCCTCGATGATGGTCTCGCGGAGCTTTGCGTATTCGACATCGGCGCTATGCTGCGTCGAGATCACGACGTTTTTAACTTTGACCGGCTTGCCGTCGCGATATTCCACCGTGACCTGCGATTTACTGTCGGGGCGTAGAAAATAAGCTTCGCCGCCTTTACGAATTTTCGCTAAATAGTGCACCAAGCTATGGGCCATCTGAATCGGCAAAGGCATTAGCTCCGGCGTCTCGTCGCAAGCGTAGCCAAACATCATGCCTTGATCGCCGGCGCCCTGCTCTTTGTGCAAGCCCTCGCCCTCGGTGACGCCCTGAGAAATATCCGGCGATTGTTGTTCGATTGCCGTTAAGATCGCGCAGGTGTTGCCGTCGAAACCCATGGACGAATCGGTGTAGCCGATCTCGCGCACCACCTCGCGGACGATATCGACGTAGGGGACCTTAGCTTTGCTGGTAATTTCACCGGCGACCACCACCATCCCGGTCTTGGCCAAACTCTCGCAGGCAACCCGGCTGTTTGGATCGCCGGCCAGATGCGCGTCGAGAATCGCATCCGAAACTTGGTCGCAGAGCTTGTCAGGATGACCTTCGGAAACCGACTCGGAAGTAAATAAAAAATCTTTACCGGCCATCAGATCACCCTCCATTGATGCCAAGAATCAAAACGTTAAGCCGTCATATATAACGGATCAGACGCGTCGATTCAACATTATTCGTTTTCGTTGAAGCGCGCTTCGACCAATTTCTCGATCGCTTTCATCGCCCGTTCAGCATCGTCGCCCGAGGTTTCAACTTGAATTTTACTGCCCTGGGTCGCCGCCAGCGTCAGCACGCCCATGATGCTGCGGCCGTCGATGGTTTGGCCGTCTTTGGAAATATTCACCTGGGCGGCGAACTTGTTGACCGTCTGGACCAGCAACGCCGATGCTCGAGCGTGCAAGCCCAGTTTATTGAGGATCTCGAGTTTTTTGACGACTTTGTGCATTGGGCTATTTGTCGATATCGCGGTGTTTGACGTGGATGCGAAAGCCGCCGCCGCCGAAGCGTTTTTGCAATTCTTCCACCAACACCACCGAGCGATGGCGGCCACCGGTGCAACCAAGCGCCAAGGTTAGACTACTTTTCCCTTCACGTTCATAGAGCGGCAAGGTGAATTCCAACAGCGCGTAGAGCCGATCGAGAAACATCCGAGTTTCGCCGTCGCTGAGCACGAAATCTTCCACCTCTATATCCAAGCCGCTCTTGGCGCGCAGTTCGTTGACGAAATAGGGATTGGGCAAAAAGCGCATGTCGAGAATGATGTCGGTGTCATGGGGAATGCCGAACTTATAACCGAAGGAAGTTAAAAACAGCGTCATGCGCCGCGCTGGCGGCGCCTGGCAGAACTGCTGTTCCATCTCGCGCTTGAGTTGGTGCACGTTGAAGTCGCTGGTATCGATCACCTTGTCGGCCAAGGCGCGAATCGATTCCAAAGCTTTGCGTTCGCTCAGGATGCCATCTTGAATCGAGCCTTGTCCGGACAACGGATGGGGCCGGCGGGTTTCGCTGAAGCGGCGTAACAGCACGTCGTCCGACGCGTCGAAGAATAGCACTTGAATACGATGTCC from Deltaproteobacteria bacterium harbors:
- a CDS encoding nitrile hydratase subunit beta, with the translated sequence MSETISKFKIGDAVMVANENPSGNPRTPKYIRGKRGVVGLVHGVLENVRDHRGIHKPLYTVKFDLSEFSTCHDQDSIWVDVHEEWLSEVRPDS
- a CDS encoding adenosylhomocysteinase; this encodes MAGKKYDVKDMRLADGGRKRIVWAGQDMPVLQRVKERFAKEKPLRGMRMSACLHVTAETANLVQALKAGGAEVVLCASNPLSTQDDVAASLVKHDKIPTYAIKGEDNKSYYRHLRAALDHKPVITMDDGADLVSLLHTGYTHLLPNLMASMEETTTGVIRLRALEKDGALKIPVIAVNDAATKHLFDNRYGTGQSTIDGVIRATDMLIAGKKVVVAGYGWCGKGVASRARGMGAQVIVTEVDPIRALEAAMDGLEVMTMKEAARVGDLFITLTGDMHVIAEEHLKVMKSGAVVCNSGHFDIEIDIKAMTKLATRVEKNVRNFVDAYVMPGGRRIYLIGEGRLVNLAAAEGHPASVMDMSFATQALASEWAAKNRKTLTAKVYEVPVAVENWVAKLKLSSMGIRIDTLTKEQQHYLTSWDHGT
- a CDS encoding methionine adenosyltransferase, encoding MAGKDFLFTSESVSEGHPDKLCDQVSDAILDAHLAGDPNSRVACESLAKTGMVVVAGEITSKAKVPYVDIVREVVREIGYTDSSMGFDGNTCAILTAIEQQSPDISQGVTEGEGLHKEQGAGDQGMMFGYACDETPELMPLPIQMAHSLVHYLAKIRKGGEAYFLRPDSKSQVTVEYRDGKPVKVKNVVISTQHSADVEYAKLRETIIEGVIKAVIPAEYLDKDTVFHVNPTGRFVVGGPQGDCGLTGRKIIVDTYGGMGRHGGGAFSGKDPSKVDRSAAYMARYVAKNIVAAELAQRCEVQLAYVIGVAQPVSVLVETFGTAKIPEDKIAKIVQESFDLSPKGIITTLDLKRPIYRVTSAYGHFGRAPEDGLFTWEKTDRAADLKKAAARA
- a CDS encoding ATP-binding protein, which produces MKLSWQTIDRYCGQIDLTQLKPVIDLSEISFVEPFGLIYLGLFIRYYNAAGKFFNVKLPKDAKVRAYLARQQFYKHFDFNRDFVEQESAIRSISSTCWNDMKEIEKVDYLAEDIADEVKDLLIDNHVNAPVSEICEITAELVANFVEHSNQQRAVITIQWFPNMNWLSLAIGDCGIGVKSSLCSMAKYAFLENEPDRKVIFEAFRPGVTRKQEGGTGLTSIRQNVIDLRGKMVFCSNSGYLRICRGNVNMSC
- the rapZ gene encoding RNase adapter RapZ; the encoded protein is MADGLDIIIITGLSGSGKSFAIRALEDNGFFCVDNLPALLIPKFIDLCHGFEEEILRIALGVDLRGGQFLRALPEVLAEVRRAGHRIQVLFFDASDDVLLRRFSETRRPHPLSGQGSIQDGILSERKALESIRALADKVIDTSDFNVHQLKREMEQQFCQAPPARRMTLFLTSFGYKFGIPHDTDIILDMRFLPNPYFVNELRAKSGLDIEVEDFVLSDGETRMFLDRLYALLEFTLPLYEREGKSSLTLALGCTGGRHRSVVLVEELQKRFGGGGFRIHVKHRDIDK
- a CDS encoding HPr family phosphocarrier protein gives rise to the protein MHKVVKKLEILNKLGLHARASALLVQTVNKFAAQVNISKDGQTIDGRSIMGVLTLAATQGSKIQVETSGDDAERAMKAIEKLVEARFNENE